One region of Microscilla marina ATCC 23134 genomic DNA includes:
- a CDS encoding SprB repeat-containing protein — MKRRIHLRYLLLMWLLVGISAVGQAQQYYLKVNFNTSTGCGYSQTDKYYHVKRNGNRIYPVAYRNGFAVYNQQPNQIRIYFKARKTFLFIPVKHIWYDNTWDISTCRNSTFRGRSNNCSSFKYDLIVNLFKEEKPTTSRTNYCDDTYARVTNRTCYGKYYSRYTWKIIDQDNKVYYKETSHKYLNFRLSDIYGSNVINNKYNKNIRFQVYPKGMPQLSTLASNHIRFYPKAPVISTPRVKGTTCSADLDAAISIASTTMNGNSNRFEYTLVRLIEDANGSIPYGGKRYRKSVSDKYTKQGNGGRIDFTRLGGGAYWLLNVNSAGSLSACQPATKIIHIPLVPVFNIASVAPANEYTAVDGRKYQIARHDGQGNIRVKVSGGKAPYRYSINGGRTYSSATNQATREIAVPAGTYHIKVKTATGCEKTWTRSVKMTQPDPLQKALLASTDPLCTDNANGSITFEFKGGITPYTVKLMGATNKTETFNTAGSHTISGLLPGKYTYQLKDAPNAYLAVANAANLLNPAALQIALVDQKDLLCNGGNNGRLEVKASGGKAPYIYKWSVPNGENTKAENLTAGKYTVIITDQNGCTLSQSYTLSEPTPLQVTQVIGGSKDPTCYNGNDGQLMAQASGGAGNYTYIWAGATGKPQQGAMVSGLTAGTYTLKVIDGNQCEVTTTYTLDNPRELKSDLGEDVTICKGQSVTLDAGNPGAKYHWASADGSFVSHTQKVTLAKAGEYTLTITNQKGQCAHTERLVVTESDNLLEADFLMDEEVAVNTSVSAIEASIIQAVGQDLPDRLKWEVVPNDKGNQPTMQKDESHYEQVFTFPATGTYTIRLYAWLGGCYSVVEKTITVKDYQKPEEQLAGGGNSEESNIKVYKLFPNPNNGKFSFNIELKKPTDIKAKIYDGYNWQEVTKQEGKATKNHTFSFDAAGKLSQGVHYLIVDTPQERKMIRFVVF; from the coding sequence ATGAAACGACGAATACATCTCAGATATCTACTCTTGATGTGGCTGCTGGTGGGAATAAGTGCAGTAGGGCAGGCACAGCAATATTACCTGAAGGTAAACTTTAATACCAGCACAGGTTGTGGGTACAGTCAAACCGACAAGTACTACCACGTAAAACGCAATGGAAACAGGATATATCCTGTGGCTTATCGCAATGGCTTTGCGGTGTATAACCAACAGCCCAATCAGATAAGAATATATTTTAAAGCAAGAAAGACCTTCTTGTTTATTCCAGTCAAACACATCTGGTATGACAATACCTGGGATATTAGCACTTGTCGCAACAGCACTTTTAGGGGGCGTTCAAACAATTGTAGTAGCTTCAAATACGACTTGATAGTAAATCTATTTAAAGAAGAAAAGCCCACTACCAGTAGAACCAATTATTGCGATGATACTTATGCGCGGGTAACCAACCGTACTTGCTATGGCAAATACTACAGCAGGTATACCTGGAAAATAATAGACCAAGACAATAAAGTGTACTACAAAGAAACCAGCCACAAATACTTAAACTTTCGCTTAAGCGATATTTACGGCAGCAACGTGATCAATAACAAGTACAACAAGAACATTCGGTTTCAGGTGTACCCCAAAGGTATGCCCCAGTTGTCGACGCTTGCCAGTAACCACATTCGCTTTTACCCCAAGGCTCCTGTGATTAGTACACCTCGGGTAAAAGGCACCACTTGTAGTGCCGACTTAGACGCAGCCATTAGCATTGCTTCTACCACGATGAATGGCAACAGCAACCGCTTTGAGTATACATTGGTGCGCTTGATAGAAGATGCCAATGGGAGTATACCTTATGGAGGCAAACGCTACCGCAAAAGTGTGAGCGACAAATATACCAAGCAGGGCAATGGCGGCAGAATAGACTTTACCCGCCTGGGCGGAGGGGCTTATTGGTTGCTCAATGTAAACAGTGCGGGAAGCTTAAGCGCTTGCCAACCTGCCACCAAAATCATACACATACCATTGGTGCCTGTGTTCAACATTGCTTCGGTGGCACCAGCCAACGAATATACTGCAGTAGACGGCCGCAAATACCAAATTGCCCGTCACGATGGGCAAGGCAACATCAGGGTAAAAGTGAGTGGCGGCAAAGCGCCTTATCGCTATTCGATCAACGGTGGGCGTACTTATTCGTCGGCAACAAACCAAGCCACCAGAGAGATAGCTGTACCCGCAGGTACTTACCACATTAAGGTGAAAACCGCCACTGGCTGTGAGAAAACCTGGACAAGAAGCGTGAAAATGACTCAACCCGATCCTTTGCAAAAAGCATTGCTGGCAAGCACCGATCCTTTGTGTACCGACAACGCCAACGGAAGCATTACTTTTGAATTCAAAGGAGGCATCACCCCTTATACGGTCAAATTGATGGGTGCCACCAACAAAACCGAGACTTTCAACACGGCAGGCAGTCACACTATTAGCGGACTATTGCCAGGCAAGTATACTTACCAGCTAAAAGACGCCCCGAATGCTTATTTGGCGGTAGCCAATGCTGCCAACTTGCTCAACCCTGCTGCCTTGCAAATTGCATTGGTAGACCAAAAAGACCTGCTATGTAATGGTGGCAACAACGGACGCCTTGAGGTGAAAGCATCGGGCGGCAAAGCGCCTTATATATATAAGTGGAGCGTCCCCAACGGTGAAAATACCAAAGCCGAAAACCTGACCGCAGGTAAGTATACAGTGATCATTACCGACCAAAACGGCTGTACTTTGAGCCAATCTTATACTTTGAGTGAGCCTACTCCTTTGCAGGTGACTCAGGTAATAGGTGGGTCTAAAGATCCTACTTGCTACAATGGCAATGATGGGCAATTGATGGCACAAGCATCGGGTGGTGCGGGCAACTATACCTATATCTGGGCGGGTGCTACGGGCAAACCCCAGCAAGGGGCAATGGTGTCGGGCTTAACGGCGGGTACTTATACCCTTAAGGTAATAGATGGCAATCAATGCGAAGTAACCACTACTTATACCTTAGACAATCCACGTGAACTTAAATCTGACCTGGGCGAAGATGTGACCATCTGTAAAGGGCAATCGGTTACCCTGGATGCGGGTAACCCTGGGGCAAAATACCATTGGGCATCGGCAGACGGTAGTTTTGTGTCGCATACTCAAAAAGTAACTTTGGCTAAAGCCGGAGAATACACCTTGACTATTACTAACCAAAAGGGGCAATGTGCCCATACTGAGCGTTTGGTAGTGACCGAATCGGACAATTTGTTAGAAGCTGATTTTTTGATGGACGAAGAGGTAGCCGTAAACACCAGTGTATCGGCAATTGAGGCGTCTATTATTCAAGCCGTGGGGCAAGACCTGCCCGACCGTTTGAAGTGGGAAGTGGTACCCAACGATAAGGGCAACCAACCTACCATGCAAAAAGACGAAAGCCACTACGAACAAGTGTTTACCTTTCCGGCAACGGGTACTTATACCATTAGGCTCTACGCCTGGTTGGGTGGTTGTTACTCGGTGGTAGAGAAAACCATTACCGTAAAGGATTACCAAAAACCCGAAGAGCAATTGGCAGGAGGAGGCAACTCTGAGGAGAGCAACATCAAGGTATACAAGCTGTTTCCGAATCCTAACAATGGCAAGTTTAGCTTTAATATTGAGTTGAAAAAGCCTACCGATATAAAAGCCAAAATATACGATGGCTACAATTGGCAAGAGGTAACCAAGCAAGAGGGCAAAGCCACCAAGAACCATACCTTTAGCTTCGACGCAGCGGGCAAGCTTTCGCAAGGGGTTCATTACCTCATTGTAGACACCCCGCAAGAGCGCAAAATGATTCGGTTTGTAGTTTTTTAA
- a CDS encoding T9SS type A sorting domain-containing protein — MRNFKITLLVLCLVGSYATQAQNPYWALYPLKKFTLSTNSMTILPGTAVTCATANTKGLFDANGNPVFYVLHNRIYNKTGGVAFTIPGPSYCVRGFHIVPVPGGSCGEYYVVYVKVTELGAFPNGGASYDGYEIGAIRVTVDANQNITVSNSISKVTYADFPLVISTNIETALSKESNSERTLYATIRRSASPNFNTDQLVKVRLNNSGLTKNGSLMSTKDPANKIINTRTLELSPNQASLAWIYWVGGVGARIAVMNVATGAISDIQVSNIDHNSELEFGANSNDLYVTTSQGIVRTSLSNPQSSTFVTGTSSIHHTGNIELGLNGKLYATATNDILYTITGTSATPGNYYGSLILPEQVDGETIVYQAPSPLTIYLMMMVNGNTQATVTGGSGNYTYTWYDSFGGVVATGISVKLCRRGQHTLVVRDNASGCSTSHSFTNYPSFACRSTSADITIGKVGVYPNPATDYLKIQTNSKEQIVQLQVVNLKGQVMVQEEGNQTATQRLSVNGLKKGLYILNVVTEKSSSQTKFFVK; from the coding sequence ATGAGAAATTTTAAAATTACCTTATTGGTTCTATGCCTTGTTGGAAGTTACGCCACGCAAGCACAAAACCCTTACTGGGCTTTGTATCCGTTGAAAAAGTTTACACTGTCTACCAACTCCATGACCATCTTGCCCGGTACCGCTGTTACCTGTGCCACAGCAAACACCAAAGGCTTGTTTGATGCCAACGGCAACCCGGTATTTTATGTATTGCACAACCGCATCTACAACAAAACAGGAGGCGTTGCCTTTACCATTCCTGGACCGTCTTATTGTGTGAGGGGTTTCCATATTGTACCAGTGCCCGGAGGCAGTTGTGGCGAGTATTATGTGGTGTATGTCAAAGTAACGGAACTGGGAGCTTTTCCTAATGGAGGTGCTTCTTATGATGGTTACGAAATAGGAGCGATTAGAGTAACAGTAGATGCCAATCAAAATATTACAGTGTCTAACTCAATATCAAAGGTTACCTATGCAGATTTTCCTCTTGTAATTAGTACCAACATAGAAACCGCCCTCTCGAAAGAAAGCAACAGTGAGCGAACCTTATATGCGACCATTAGAAGAAGCGCCAGCCCAAACTTTAATACCGACCAACTTGTGAAAGTGAGGCTCAACAACAGCGGGTTAACCAAAAACGGAAGCTTGATGTCTACCAAAGACCCCGCAAACAAAATTATCAATACACGTACGCTAGAGCTTTCGCCCAATCAGGCGTCGCTTGCCTGGATATATTGGGTTGGTGGAGTAGGGGCTCGTATAGCTGTAATGAACGTGGCTACAGGTGCTATAAGCGATATCCAGGTCTCTAATATTGACCATAACAGTGAACTAGAGTTTGGTGCCAACAGCAATGACCTTTATGTAACGACTTCTCAGGGCATTGTGCGAACTTCTTTGTCCAATCCTCAATCCAGTACATTTGTAACAGGCACCAGTAGTATTCATCATACAGGTAACATTGAGTTGGGACTCAATGGTAAACTATACGCTACTGCTACCAATGATATTCTTTATACCATTACTGGTACTTCTGCCACTCCAGGCAACTACTACGGATCACTCATTTTGCCAGAACAAGTAGACGGCGAAACGATTGTGTACCAAGCACCTAGCCCATTGACTATATATTTGATGATGATGGTCAATGGCAATACGCAAGCAACTGTAACGGGTGGAAGTGGCAACTATACTTATACTTGGTACGATAGCTTTGGGGGAGTGGTAGCCACTGGAATATCTGTAAAACTTTGTCGCAGAGGGCAGCACACTTTAGTAGTAAGAGACAATGCCTCAGGATGTAGTACAAGCCATTCGTTTACCAATTACCCTTCGTTTGCCTGTCGTTCTACCAGCGCAGACATTACCATTGGTAAGGTAGGAGTATACCCTAACCCTGCTACTGATTATTTGAAAATACAAACCAATAGCAAAGAGCAAATAGTGCAATTGCAAGTGGTAAACCTCAAAGGGCAGGTAATGGTACAGGAAGAAGGCAATCAAACTGCCACTCAACGTTTATCAGTCAATGGTTTGAAAAAAGGTTTATACATTCTGAACGTGGTGACAGAGAAGTCTTCGAGTCAAACCAAATTTTTTGTAAAGTAA
- a CDS encoding BAR domain-containing protein, producing the protein MEVSHPELASGQDAFAIISTSEGSLRQGRLTNHHNIITPPAKVLPKGDLSNIKVKSWKNHLSIK; encoded by the coding sequence ATGGAAGTGAGCCATCCCGAACTTGCTTCGGGGCAAGATGCTTTCGCAATTATAAGCACAAGCGAAGGAAGCTTGCGCCAGGGGCGCCTGACGAACCATCACAACATTATAACACCTCCCGCGAAGGTCTTACCGAAGGGTGACCTGAGCAATATTAAAGTCAAGAGTTGGAAAAATCACTTGTCCATCAAATGA
- a CDS encoding fibronectin type III domain-containing protein: protein MKKITLLFIYLLAAGWQQLHAQARIVTGNIAITPPYSPYIEDYTSVGANKMRIMLLLKDTRRKQYNAKIRISITGAQASLQTRRAIPVTLQGGVPLYLSGSDLLPMLKYNNLIFKGIAPQDYLRRKKMPDGEYIIGVEVLDARRENLVVSDLVPLPVSFRLSPPPEPFITRLEYNSVTKTRNLLKTNSHNAPIQFEWTPRHAGFAAQYHLRIARVSKDITDVNVAVNSGRINPIDGGFTQANLMVHTGNALGLQPGERYAFWVEAKNVEGRNLFMNDGRSRVVEFIYGENCQPPVNLRLKNISPENIEVGFATTSRAGEYVIQYRKVGAEKWYEKRTFLTTLEVDQLQAGTEYEFAVFSACGEIKSEPTQTQKITTEAYAKNQVQCGAAPPAYNMNNKNPKPALVQGDVIKVADFEVKLTTVTGGNGQFSGEGYVVVSTFNNARLKVAFNNITVNTDNRMIAGKMPITKLDYHLLND from the coding sequence ATGAAAAAGATCACATTACTATTTATATATCTACTGGCAGCAGGGTGGCAACAGTTGCACGCCCAAGCCAGAATCGTGACGGGGAACATAGCCATTACCCCGCCCTATAGTCCTTATATAGAAGACTATACCAGTGTAGGCGCCAACAAGATGCGGATAATGCTGCTGCTAAAAGATACTCGCCGCAAGCAGTACAACGCCAAAATACGCATCAGCATTACCGGAGCGCAGGCAAGCTTGCAAACCAGGCGTGCAATACCTGTTACGTTGCAGGGAGGGGTACCCTTGTATTTGAGCGGCAGCGATTTGTTGCCCATGCTTAAGTACAACAACTTGATTTTTAAAGGCATTGCGCCCCAGGATTACCTGCGACGCAAAAAGATGCCCGATGGCGAATACATCATTGGGGTAGAAGTGTTGGATGCCCGCCGCGAAAATCTGGTAGTATCTGACTTAGTACCTTTGCCTGTGTCGTTTCGCTTGAGTCCTCCGCCTGAGCCTTTTATCACGAGGTTAGAGTACAACAGTGTAACCAAAACCCGCAACTTGCTGAAAACCAACAGCCACAATGCGCCCATTCAGTTTGAGTGGACGCCTCGCCATGCGGGTTTTGCGGCGCAATACCACTTAAGAATTGCCAGAGTAAGCAAAGACATTACCGATGTGAATGTGGCGGTAAACTCAGGGCGAATCAACCCGATTGATGGTGGTTTTACGCAGGCAAACCTGATGGTACACACGGGCAATGCCCTGGGTTTGCAACCGGGCGAACGCTATGCGTTTTGGGTAGAGGCGAAAAATGTCGAAGGGCGCAACTTGTTTATGAACGATGGACGTAGCCGGGTGGTAGAGTTTATCTATGGCGAAAACTGTCAGCCTCCTGTCAACTTGCGCTTGAAAAACATTAGCCCCGAAAACATAGAGGTGGGTTTTGCCACCACTAGCCGGGCAGGCGAATATGTGATTCAGTACCGCAAGGTGGGTGCCGAGAAGTGGTACGAAAAGCGCACGTTTTTGACTACCCTGGAGGTAGACCAGCTACAAGCCGGTACCGAATACGAGTTTGCGGTGTTTTCGGCGTGTGGAGAGATCAAAAGTGAGCCTACCCAAACCCAAAAAATAACAACAGAAGCTTACGCAAAAAACCAAGTACAGTGTGGAGCCGCTCCGCCAGCTTATAATATGAACAACAAGAATCCTAAACCTGCTTTGGTGCAGGGCGATGTGATAAAAGTGGCTGATTTTGAGGTAAAATTGACTACAGTAACCGGAGGCAACGGACAGTTTTCGGGCGAAGGTTATGTAGTGGTCAGCACTTTTAACAATGCCCGCCTAAAGGTGGCTTTCAACAATATAACGGTAAACACCGATAATCGAATGATTGCGGGAAAAATGCCGATTACTAAACTAGATTATCACTTATTGAATGATTAG
- a CDS encoding PhoX family protein, with product METKNKKYSRKEFMSFLGKASLGAMLAPPFLTSCGGTSTPAHTTDTLSKGNLENLKTLVLEALPASDKDDLLLAKGLDYHIVIKWGDQISDKDTFGFNNDFTCFIPLDEKNPKDGLLWVNHEYINPLFVSDFDYEKYENPQKHRTKAQVDKEMYNVGGSIVRVKEENGQWKVVQNDPLNRRITAQTPMRLNWDMPIKGKTTVIGTHSNCSGGITPWKTFITCEENYDSFFGETEYDKNNQATHIPSLYDWEKFYNYPPEHYGWVVEINPKDGTAQKHIALGRFAHECCTLYELADKRIVAYTGDDKNNEHLYKFISSKPGSLKEGTLYVANTEKGQWLALDWETQPALKKKFKDQTEVLIRAREAAKLLGATELNRPEDIEIDPITGNIFVSLTNNNSKKDFHGSILKIEETKGAFDALTFKASTYLAGGEENGFSCPDNLAFDLAGNLWMTSDISGSSMNKKGKPYMPFKNNGLFVIPRHGKDAGKVIRVASAPRDAELTGPWFSPDGKTLFLSVQHPGEQTKDVKNPTSQWPFDKDNIPKPAVVAITGDLIEKMNKLNKI from the coding sequence ATGGAGACTAAAAACAAAAAGTATAGCCGAAAAGAATTTATGTCCTTTTTGGGCAAAGCTAGTTTAGGAGCTATGTTAGCTCCTCCGTTTTTAACAAGTTGTGGTGGCACCAGTACCCCTGCTCATACTACTGATACCCTATCTAAGGGAAACCTTGAAAATTTGAAAACGCTGGTATTGGAAGCGTTGCCTGCTTCGGATAAAGATGATTTATTACTTGCCAAAGGGTTAGATTATCATATCGTAATCAAATGGGGTGATCAAATCAGTGATAAAGACACCTTTGGGTTCAACAATGATTTTACTTGTTTTATTCCCCTTGATGAAAAGAACCCTAAAGACGGACTGTTATGGGTAAACCATGAATATATCAACCCACTTTTTGTGTCTGACTTTGATTATGAAAAATACGAAAACCCACAGAAACATAGAACCAAAGCACAGGTAGACAAGGAGATGTACAATGTGGGTGGAAGCATTGTCAGAGTGAAAGAAGAAAATGGTCAATGGAAGGTAGTACAGAACGATCCTCTCAATCGACGAATTACTGCACAAACTCCCATGCGACTCAACTGGGATATGCCCATCAAGGGCAAAACTACAGTAATAGGTACCCATAGTAATTGTTCGGGTGGCATTACTCCCTGGAAAACTTTTATTACCTGTGAAGAAAACTACGATAGTTTTTTTGGCGAAACCGAGTACGATAAAAACAACCAAGCCACCCATATACCAAGCCTGTATGACTGGGAAAAATTTTATAACTATCCACCAGAGCATTATGGTTGGGTAGTAGAAATAAACCCAAAAGACGGCACTGCCCAAAAGCACATTGCCCTTGGAAGGTTTGCCCATGAATGTTGTACTTTGTATGAACTAGCCGATAAGCGAATAGTGGCTTATACTGGAGATGATAAAAATAATGAACATTTGTATAAGTTTATCTCATCTAAACCAGGTTCTTTAAAAGAAGGAACGTTGTATGTAGCCAATACAGAAAAAGGACAATGGCTTGCGCTGGATTGGGAAACACAACCCGCATTAAAGAAAAAATTCAAAGACCAAACCGAGGTTTTAATCAGGGCAAGGGAAGCTGCCAAACTATTGGGAGCCACCGAGTTAAACCGTCCTGAAGACATTGAAATTGACCCCATTACTGGAAATATATTTGTTTCGCTCACCAACAATAATAGCAAAAAAGATTTTCACGGTTCCATTCTAAAAATTGAAGAAACCAAGGGAGCTTTCGATGCCCTCACCTTTAAAGCCTCTACTTACCTGGCAGGTGGCGAAGAAAACGGCTTTTCTTGCCCTGATAATTTAGCCTTTGATTTGGCAGGAAACCTTTGGATGACCTCCGATATATCGGGTAGCTCGATGAACAAAAAAGGAAAACCTTATATGCCTTTTAAAAACAATGGTTTGTTTGTGATTCCACGCCACGGAAAAGACGCCGGAAAGGTAATTCGGGTAGCTTCTGCTCCAAGAGATGCTGAACTCACTGGTCCCTGGTTTTCGCCCGATGGCAAGACATTATTTTTGAGTGTGCAACATCCGGGCGAGCAAACTAAAGATGTGAAAAATCCTACAAGCCAATGGCCTTTTGATAAAGACAATATTCCGAAACCTGCGGTGGTGGCCATCACGGGCGATTTGATAGAGAAAATGAATAAGTTGAATAAAATTTAA
- a CDS encoding DUF5916 domain-containing protein: protein MKNFKTILLNVISFLIFKLGIFSSVYAQKIFEPPPQDQKKIIKATQITANLKIDGVLNESVWAKAKKYQAFTQVEPNQGQVSDFITEVKVLYNDQYLYIGAFCKDSLGKKGLRVPNLRRDFDWGSGDLFGVVIDAFRDERNAISFQTNPYGARRDMQVFDSNIFDTDWDGFWKVRTSRTDEGWIAEMRIPWATIRYPKGDHQEWGINFVRRARRVNEISSWAAYPRAFNPYRMSYAGILKGIKPPPPSTNIRVQPYVFASANRNNDSTNLFASDNLFTKMGGEVKWAITPNTVLDFTVNTDFAQTDVDRQVVNLTRFSVFLPERRQFFLENASLFAAGSNDHVQPFFSRTIGLDNQGNPIPIDAGLRLTHRSSKRSMGALMVRQRGLGDSPAANFGVLRYVQNFGKQNRLGGMVTARYDEALEHQGIQDRYNFTGTIDGFFRFNRPLSWQFYVSGSETKDQNSNGWAGYSSLRYRSNQWYFYYDYQFIEKNYESTAGFVRRRNYMANSGGGYAILRPSWKPKFIRSYEPGVFATVIHRNEDRQFLESSVTFFPIWILFQDGSRLVGEIEPTRQNLLNTFSPLLVDIAQGEYDYTRYRLTYSSDISKKLSFYLQYETGNFFDGQLDTYQARLTTAPIPHTYFSVNYQYNNARQLGTEKESKEAHLIAPELRLALNARVQLNAFYQYNSLSKFANWNIRFSWEFQPLSFIYLVFNDTQNEGLTSVQHAQQVIGKVTYLKQF, encoded by the coding sequence ATGAAAAATTTTAAAACAATTCTATTGAATGTTATTTCTTTCTTAATTTTCAAATTAGGTATATTTTCGTCTGTTTATGCCCAAAAAATTTTTGAACCCCCTCCCCAAGATCAGAAAAAAATCATCAAAGCCACCCAAATTACTGCCAACCTCAAGATAGATGGAGTGTTGAATGAGTCGGTTTGGGCGAAAGCAAAAAAATACCAGGCGTTTACTCAGGTAGAACCCAATCAGGGACAAGTTTCGGATTTTATTACCGAGGTAAAAGTTTTGTACAATGACCAATACTTGTACATTGGGGCTTTTTGCAAAGATAGTTTGGGCAAAAAAGGACTGAGAGTACCCAACTTGCGCCGTGACTTTGACTGGGGCAGCGGCGACTTGTTTGGGGTGGTGATAGATGCTTTTCGAGACGAACGCAATGCCATCAGCTTTCAGACCAACCCCTACGGAGCCCGACGCGACATGCAGGTGTTTGACAGCAATATTTTTGATACCGATTGGGATGGATTTTGGAAAGTGCGCACCAGCCGTACTGATGAGGGATGGATTGCCGAAATGCGTATTCCCTGGGCTACCATTCGTTACCCAAAGGGTGATCATCAGGAATGGGGAATTAACTTTGTAAGGCGGGCCCGGCGGGTAAACGAAATATCGAGTTGGGCAGCCTACCCCAGGGCTTTTAACCCTTACCGCATGAGTTATGCGGGCATTCTCAAAGGTATCAAACCTCCCCCACCCTCTACCAACATTCGCGTCCAACCTTATGTATTTGCTTCTGCCAATCGCAATAACGATTCTACCAACTTATTTGCCTCCGATAACCTGTTTACCAAAATGGGGGGCGAAGTCAAGTGGGCTATTACTCCTAATACGGTGTTAGACTTCACCGTCAATACAGACTTTGCCCAAACCGATGTAGACCGCCAGGTAGTAAACCTGACTCGTTTTTCGGTCTTTTTACCCGAAAGAAGGCAGTTTTTTCTTGAAAACGCCAGTTTGTTTGCGGCAGGGAGCAATGACCATGTACAACCTTTTTTTAGCCGAACTATTGGCTTAGACAATCAAGGTAATCCCATTCCAATTGACGCAGGTTTGCGGCTCACCCATCGTAGTTCTAAACGAAGCATGGGAGCCTTGATGGTACGGCAACGAGGTCTCGGTGATAGTCCAGCCGCCAACTTTGGGGTATTACGCTACGTGCAAAACTTTGGTAAACAAAACCGCCTGGGGGGAATGGTGACCGCCCGATACGACGAAGCACTAGAGCATCAAGGGATACAAGACCGTTATAATTTTACGGGGACAATAGATGGCTTTTTTCGCTTTAATCGCCCCTTGTCATGGCAGTTTTATGTATCAGGCTCCGAAACCAAAGACCAAAACAGCAATGGCTGGGCGGGATATTCGAGCTTGCGCTACAGAAGCAATCAATGGTATTTTTACTACGATTATCAATTTATTGAAAAGAACTACGAATCTACGGCGGGTTTTGTCCGGCGACGCAACTATATGGCCAATAGTGGGGGAGGTTATGCTATTTTGCGTCCAAGCTGGAAACCCAAGTTTATTCGTTCCTACGAGCCAGGGGTTTTTGCCACGGTGATCCACCGCAACGAAGACCGACAGTTTTTGGAAAGTTCGGTCACCTTTTTTCCCATCTGGATATTATTTCAAGACGGAAGTCGATTGGTTGGCGAGATAGAGCCTACCCGCCAGAATTTACTCAACACTTTCAGCCCATTGCTTGTAGACATTGCTCAAGGAGAGTACGATTATACTCGTTACAGGCTTACCTACTCCTCCGATATTTCTAAAAAACTTTCTTTTTATCTGCAATACGAAACAGGTAATTTTTTTGATGGTCAGCTGGACACCTATCAGGCACGATTGACAACTGCCCCCATACCTCACACCTATTTTTCGGTAAACTATCAATACAACAATGCCCGACAATTAGGGACAGAAAAGGAAAGCAAAGAAGCTCACTTGATTGCTCCTGAACTAAGGCTGGCGCTCAATGCAAGGGTTCAATTAAACGCTTTTTATCAATACAATTCTTTGTCAAAATTTGCCAATTGGAATATTCGTTTTTCCTGGGAGTTTCAACCTTTGTCATTCATTTACCTGGTCTTTAACGATACCCAAAACGAAGGGCTTACGTCGGTTCAACACGCTCAGCAAGTCATAGGAAAAGTTACTTATCTAAAACAATTTTAG